One Apis cerana isolate GH-2021 linkage group LG16, AcerK_1.0, whole genome shotgun sequence DNA segment encodes these proteins:
- the LOC133665605 gene encoding uncharacterized protein LOC133665605 isoform X1: MPYILVRGNLASYGHRYPWRVLVSGLKASDIEQLSRFASGGYSDDSTIVYLQHPCVILTALEVLGYKVVASSSTSVKQDYNEYMWTMRKDFSEPEPEPVIKTGMILQQLLLFLLIIT; this comes from the exons ATGCCATACATTTTGGTACGTGGTAATCTTGCATCATATGGTCATCGATATCCATGGAGAGTTTTGGTATCAGGTCTTAaag CATCCGATATAGAACAATTGAGTCGTTTTGCTTCTGGAGGATATAGTGATGATTCGACAATAGTGTATTTACAACATCCTTGTGTAATATTAACTGCTTTAGAAGTTCTTGGTTACAAAGTCGTAGCATCTTCAAGTACTAGTGTTAAACaagattataatgaatatatgtgGACTAtgagaaaagatttttctgaACCTGAACCTGAACCTGTTATTAAGACAGGTATGATATTACAacaattacttttattcttattaataataacgtgA
- the LOC133665605 gene encoding uncharacterized protein LOC133665605 isoform X3 yields MPYILVRGNLASYGHRYPWRVLVSGLKASDIEQLSRFASGGYSDDSTIVYLQHPCVILTALEVLGYKVVASSSTSVKQDYNEYMWTMRKDFSEPEPEPVIKTVF; encoded by the exons ATGCCATACATTTTGGTACGTGGTAATCTTGCATCATATGGTCATCGATATCCATGGAGAGTTTTGGTATCAGGTCTTAaag CATCCGATATAGAACAATTGAGTCGTTTTGCTTCTGGAGGATATAGTGATGATTCGACAATAGTGTATTTACAACATCCTTGTGTAATATTAACTGCTTTAGAAGTTCTTGGTTACAAAGTCGTAGCATCTTCAAGTACTAGTGTTAAACaagattataatgaatatatgtgGACTAtgagaaaagatttttctgaACCTGAACCTGAACCTGTTATTAAGACAG
- the LOC133665605 gene encoding uncharacterized protein LOC133665605 isoform X2 has translation MPYILVRGNLASYGHRYPWRVLVSGLKASDIEQLSRFASGGYSDDSTIVYLQHPCVILTALEVLGYKVVASSSTSVKQDYNEYMWTMRKDFSEPEPEPVIKTVKDNEV, from the exons ATGCCATACATTTTGGTACGTGGTAATCTTGCATCATATGGTCATCGATATCCATGGAGAGTTTTGGTATCAGGTCTTAaag CATCCGATATAGAACAATTGAGTCGTTTTGCTTCTGGAGGATATAGTGATGATTCGACAATAGTGTATTTACAACATCCTTGTGTAATATTAACTGCTTTAGAAGTTCTTGGTTACAAAGTCGTAGCATCTTCAAGTACTAGTGTTAAACaagattataatgaatatatgtgGACTAtgagaaaagatttttctgaACCTGAACCTGAACCTGTTATTAAGACAG